The genomic stretch CAAAGCCGGCTGCCCTCCTATTTCTTCCCGCACCGGTCGTGCCGGTGATTTTAGTGCGTCTGATTTCAAACTCAGCTGCCACAGGACTTGTGCTCGATATTTTTAAGAAATATGGAACAGATTCCTATATCGGTATGCTGACGTCAGTGATCATGAGCTGTACGGAAACCGTTTTCTATTGTCTGAGCATTTATTTTGGAACCGTAAAAATTAAAAAGACCCGGTATACTCTTGGCGGTGCATTGGCTGCCACGGCGGCGGGCATAGCCGCAAGTGTCGTCATATCCCGTTTTCTGGTATAAAAGGTATTTATTTGATCTGATTTTAAGAATTTCATAAGAATTCAGGTGGTTGTCTTGGGATACATAATCATGTATAATTACGAAGAAGCTTTTATTGTCATAAGTGAAGGGGATAAACGTGGATACTTACGGGACTCTTAACGAAGTTTTGGTAAGACTGTTTCGAGATATTATGGATATAGAGCAACAGGCTATCATTACACAGGAATTTACCAATATTACAAATAATGATATGCATGTGATCGAGGCCATTGGCATTGGAGAACCCAAAAACATGTCGGCCATAGCCAGGGAATTGTCTGTTACGGTCGGTACGTTGACCATAGCCATGAACAGTCTTGTAAAGAAGGGGTATGTGACCCGTCAGAGAGGAAAAGAGGACCGGCGTGTTGTATACATCTCTCTTTCAGAAAAAGGGAAAGAAGCCTATGAACACCATGCCAGATTTCATCAGGAGATGATCGCCGGCATAGTTGCAGGTTTAAGTGAGAATGAAATAGAAGTTTTGATCAAAGCTCTGACCAAGTTAAATCAATGGTTTCGGAGCCTTTAAGAGAATTTAAGGAGGCAATACTCAATTATGAAAAAATTCATCGTATTTTTAATGAGCGCTATGATGATGATGTCCCTGGTAGCATGTGCACCAACACAGCCTAAGGTGGAGACCACAGCGCCTGACCCTCAGGTAATGGCTTCAACGGGAGGCGCCAGTGATAAAGTTCCTGATCCTAACGCAGAACCAATGGAGATCATCTCCGTATACAGTAAGAATGATGACTCCACCGGTTTAAATCAGGCGATGGATGCGGTATCTGAGCTGACAGCAGACGCTATGGTGGACAAGCTGATAGAATACAGCGTATTAGAGGATGGTACAAAGGTTCTGCAGTTTGATAAGAAAGATGATGGAACGGCCACTCTTGATTTATCCCAGATGCCGGAAAAAGGTACAACAGAAGATTTACTTACCCTGACAGCGGTTGGCAATACCTTTATTGAAAATTTTGAATTGGACAAATTAAAAATTCTTGTTAATGGTAAGAATTATTCCAATGATCAGATCAAGCAGGGAGATAGTGATTACCTGGAATACGTTAAGAATTATAAGAAAATAAAATAAGATAAAATAGTAGGGCAGAAGCGGCATATTACAAGCTTCTGCCCTTTTTGATTTATTGGCTTCTTAACTGTTTGGACAGCCAGGTGCGGAACGCAGGCTGTATAACTGAAAACGGAGCAGGACCTACATCAAGCATAAAAGCGTGGAAATCCTTTAAATTAAAATCATCCTTTAAGATCCTTTTGGCTGTGCCCAGCATTTCCATAATCTCCATATACCCCACGTAGTATTCCATGTAATTGGTGGGATTTTCGATCAGGCTGGTGTAAATGGAATCTACAATATCTGTTTTCTCAATATTATAAAACGTACCAAGATATTTGGCTGTCTGTTCTTTATCCCAGCCCTCATAATTGATGCAGATATCCAGATAGGCATAGATGCCCAAGGTAACAGCAGTGTTATGTGCCAGAAGCTCTCCAAGCCCGGGAGGCAGCCCGTTATCCATGGTGTAGGAGTAAAACTCCACATAGGTGGCCCAGCCTTCCGAATAGCTGGGGAAGGAGAGGATGCTTCTTAAGTCGTTTGGTTTCCTACTTAAAAAATATACGTTCTGATATAAATGCCCGGGATAACCTTCATGAGCCAGGGTGGTGTAAAGATCATCATTTTGAAACCGCGGGTTGCCGTTGATGTAAATGACATTATCCTCATAACGGTCCAGAGGAGGAACTAAGTAGAAGGCAGGGCTTAAAGATGCCTCCAGAGAACTTGGAACGTATTTTACGGTATAGCTGCAGGGCGGAAGCTCAGGAAAATCTGTTAATATCTGGGATTTTAGAGAATCCAGGATATCTTCCGGCTTGGTATAATGGAAGGAATAGTTGTCAAGGTGGTCCAGCACTTCGGGATGTTCCTTTGTGATCGCTCCTATGGCCTGGATATCGGTGTTTAACTGTTTTTCGATTGCCTTTGTCAGGCTTCGAATGGAATCATAAGAGGTTCCGGTGTTGGATTTGACCAGGTATTCAAAATATTCTTTACCCTTTGGATAGTAGGATAAGCCTTTATCATTGGTCCCGGTCCCCATAAGTGCGGTGATACCATTTATTAGATTTTTATAAGCAGGTATGAAATGTTCTTCCAGGACTTTTAAATTCTTCTCTTTATAAGAAGCTTTCTCTTCATCGGTTAGGTCCGTAAGGGCATCCACCCGGGTGTTGAATGTGTCGGCAAGGAAGCTGTGGTCAGGCTGGATTAGATATGCCTCACAGGATTTTAATACATGATCTGCGGCAGCGTCAGACATAAACAGGCCGGCTTCTGATTTTTTCTTTTCAAACTCCATAATCTGTCCATAATAATCATCAATGGTAGAAAGCAACGCAAGATAATGGTCCACATCATCCCGGGTATAAAAGGCGTATTCTGAAAACAAGATGGGAAGCTGTGCCTGGATTCCTATGGTGGTTGTTAAAGGCTGGGCGTAAAGCTCCAGACCGTCAGATTCTAATTCTGTATTTATGTAAGAACGGAGAATCTGCCAGGTAAGCCGCTGCTCGTCGGATAGCTGGCGGGGGTTAAAGCCTTCAAGCTTTCTTTTTAACTCCCTAAGATCATTCGATCCCTGTTTCATTTTATCCAGAGAAAATTCCCCCAAGGTCAAAGGAACTGTATCAAACCCCCGGGAAGCAGGATCTGCGATACTAAAGTGAAAACTGATTCCGGAATCGCTGATTTCCTCACGAAACAAGTCATTTGTAAATTGATCAAACTTGTTTTGTGCGGACAAATCTTTAGCATGGAATTGTTCATACCCGGCCCCTGAAGGTGTGGCAGGAGTTTTATCGGGGGGTGCACAAGCACAAAGCAGGGAAACAGCCAGGATGAAAGATAAAAAACGGCGGCCCTGTTTCAAAATGATGTTTTTCATATTTGCTTCCTCCGTGATTCACTATTATTATTTATATGATGATATTAAAAAAGTCATGACAAAAGCGATGATGTACCTACATACCCGCTTGACAAACCTTACTGAAACTATTAAACTAGGGTTACTAACAATCTATTTATATAAGAATGCTGAGAAAAGAAGAGTAAGAAATCAACCTCATGTGCAGAGACTTCCGGAAGCTGAAAAGGAAGCTTGAGCGTATTTCCCAACATGGCCTTGGAGCAGCGGAATTGAATTGGCGAAACCGCGCCTTTAAATTTCGACGGTTACACCCGTTATCGTGTCAGACTGTTATTAAGTAACCATAAGATC from Lacrimispora sphenoides JCM 1415 encodes the following:
- a CDS encoding GerMN domain-containing protein → MKKFIVFLMSAMMMMSLVACAPTQPKVETTAPDPQVMASTGGASDKVPDPNAEPMEIISVYSKNDDSTGLNQAMDAVSELTADAMVDKLIEYSVLEDGTKVLQFDKKDDGTATLDLSQMPEKGTTEDLLTLTAVGNTFIENFELDKLKILVNGKNYSNDQIKQGDSDYLEYVKNYKKIK
- a CDS encoding DUF885 domain-containing protein: MKNIILKQGRRFLSFILAVSLLCACAPPDKTPATPSGAGYEQFHAKDLSAQNKFDQFTNDLFREEISDSGISFHFSIADPASRGFDTVPLTLGEFSLDKMKQGSNDLRELKRKLEGFNPRQLSDEQRLTWQILRSYINTELESDGLELYAQPLTTTIGIQAQLPILFSEYAFYTRDDVDHYLALLSTIDDYYGQIMEFEKKKSEAGLFMSDAAADHVLKSCEAYLIQPDHSFLADTFNTRVDALTDLTDEEKASYKEKNLKVLEEHFIPAYKNLINGITALMGTGTNDKGLSYYPKGKEYFEYLVKSNTGTSYDSIRSLTKAIEKQLNTDIQAIGAITKEHPEVLDHLDNYSFHYTKPEDILDSLKSQILTDFPELPPCSYTVKYVPSSLEASLSPAFYLVPPLDRYEDNVIYINGNPRFQNDDLYTTLAHEGYPGHLYQNVYFLSRKPNDLRSILSFPSYSEGWATYVEFYSYTMDNGLPPGLGELLAHNTAVTLGIYAYLDICINYEGWDKEQTAKYLGTFYNIEKTDIVDSIYTSLIENPTNYMEYYVGYMEIMEMLGTAKRILKDDFNLKDFHAFMLDVGPAPFSVIQPAFRTWLSKQLRSQ
- a CDS encoding MarR family winged helix-turn-helix transcriptional regulator, whose product is MKGINVDTYGTLNEVLVRLFRDIMDIEQQAIITQEFTNITNNDMHVIEAIGIGEPKNMSAIARELSVTVGTLTIAMNSLVKKGYVTRQRGKEDRRVVYISLSEKGKEAYEHHARFHQEMIAGIVAGLSENEIEVLIKALTKLNQWFRSL
- a CDS encoding nucleoside recognition domain-containing protein — translated: MKFLLFLSEAAVPLIIFYMVGFGILSKRPVFDDFIDGAKEGMKTVAGIMPTLIGLMTAVGVLRASGFLDFLAKCLTKPAALLFLPAPVVPVILVRLISNSAATGLVLDIFKKYGTDSYIGMLTSVIMSCTETVFYCLSIYFGTVKIKKTRYTLGGALAATAAGIAASVVISRFLV